The window TTATTCGTCATAGAAGTAGATAAATTAGTTAAATTACCTattaactggtgaccgaagagctggcggctatagtttgtagctttctagtagaccccgaagcctaatcctattgtctattgttaagaaaagccgctcgtgccacgtgccacaaccacctgcataaaaaatcggtacttcggttactgagtgccggcgagtcgaacgctacataaccagtctaaaatgtgtcatcgagatgcgtaacaaaggcgcgttatcggagagcgcacctacactggttttttgagcgttggactagcccgcgctcaggtgccaaatagaataattagaacccttttttgcaggaagtagcacgtgcggttttactgaacaatagacaataggattagccttcggggtctattagaaagctacaaactatacctcgcacaacgtatcagcattgcgatacagcgaggaaacgtcgccagcatccttggtacaatgcctcaagggcctattttagatttaagctagtttttaatttattttagtaataccactgtatatatctcgtttgtaaataaatgattaatcaCTAATTACGTAACGACGGTCATAATGTTCTTTTTCACCTTTATTTTTACCTACCCTATTAGTAACGTAAAGTAGTTAGTTTTCAGTTTGGTTTCTAGCTGCCATTTTACTTTAAAATCAGTGCCGTCGGACAGTttctaaaattgaaaaatatcaaCTTGTAAAAATTTTAAAACTTCTCATCTTACGTTTTATATATAAATCGAAATTAACCATTTCCATTCCTTTCTATTCCTTTGTTTCCTGTGAAATAGTCCTGAAACTTTCGAGATATTTTCAAACTTTTTGGAAACCGTTTTCTTCACATtcacataatatgtatttaaaaccaTTTCAAATTCATAGGTATGTGATAGGTGATAGTAACATTAACAAAACAATAGTTAAGACATTTGGTGAAGTAGAACTACTCGTACTGTAAAGGCCATACGTACTAAGAATGGTACCTATactgttttgtaaatatttttttgtgggtTATTCATTGTTCGCAATCTCCCTTATTCTCTTTCCGAATTGTTATTAGATATGGCCTACATGGAGATTAGCTATTGACATATGTAGGCTTCAGCTCGTCTGTACTAGGTACCAGATAACACACATCCGTACACAACACGTGCGTTGACACGTTGTCTTATCACATCAGTTTCAGGCATGTTTCAGTATGTGATTCATATTGCATGCGCGAGCGCGAGTTTTCAAGCGAGCCTTTGATACtacatagttatttgtacaacaagagatcaaagtttgatatgtcttcgagtgcttattttgagtcccgtgcaagcgaaagattctatagtagattcacgagcgtagcgagtgaatctaatttagaatcttgagcgtagtaagggactcaaaagcgcacgagatgtaaataactttgatctcgtgtagttcacaaaacttttcacctcagcagtgagaacatattagagaacccgaaaaatgtattccttcttcatcacttacctctattcactcatgttttcttaagatataccaacaattaaattttcacctcaacagttcgaacaagggtactttgctacttaaaaacagtgagcaaaatcgcattttgctcattttgtctcactcagtgagcaaaatgcgattttgctcactgtttttaagtagcaaagtacccttgttcgagctgctgaggtgaaaaaactattgttttcacCTATTTAGGGATGTACGTGGCAGTTATTCTTGCTAGCATAAAGAAGGTGGTATGTATATTTAGACTTTTTGTTTGCTACCACGGAGCCATAGGGACGTGCATGTAAAGCTTTTGTCTCAATTTCTGGAATCACTGGTCGATTGCATTAATTTGTCTTTCGCATTcctgaaaattaagaaaattggtataattgatttgatatatttacacatacacacaattttataaagttaaatacctatgtatagtTACGGCCGATATAGGTATACCAGTACACCTAGAAATAAGGTTCCAAAATACTTAAATTTTCTAGTATAGAAAGAATATTAGAAATTACCTGGTTAGATGCAAAAGCTCGCGTGCGTTTTGTAAGCGATTATAATTAGAAATACTCGTATCAGGTAGTCCGTAACAAAAACAACATGTTTCAGcgaaaattaatgaaattgaataaaaatatcaaacggCAGTTTAAACCGATCACATAGCCTGTCTTCTACTTCTCCTGTATTCATTAAGATTTCAGGAgccaattttttaaatttcgtgtCTCGATTTCGTGATTTTCCCTTCAATATATCTCCACTTAGGCGTTTATTctactaatataattgaaaacgagtggtcaattaCTAGATTCCTATATCTATTGCTTGTattgtaatataaaaatatattgattgattgattgtatTTCAAAATTATCAATTCGCCGTTCCATAGACTTTCGAGTGACGAAACCGAacgctcgaaattcaaaaatcgcgattttttgttgtcccctacactttttttttcaaatttgggatcttttatgttatttctactcagaatcacgagctctttctatcctaataggaaaaaaaagtgtcccaaaaattccataaatttttcgatttttccgttccgcgaccgccatacaaagtctatgaaaaatggtgacgtaatggaaataaaaacctaggacactttttttctcctattaggatagaaagagctcgtgattctgagtagaaataacataaaaaatcccaaatttgaataaaaagtgaaggggacaacaaaaaaagcccatataatcactacgtttatAGTTAGAGATCACTTAAGGGCATGCCTAAACCCATTGACGTCACTAGGGTGGGGCTGGTCGCACCCAGGTACAGAAGCAAATGAACCCCAGGCACACGGCCTTGGTGGCACCATTTATCTTTTGTCTAAGACACCTATAGGTCTCTATAGTCCTATAGGTAGTGTCGCTAAAATGTTTAGCACTTTCAGTTTCTTTGCCATAGAACAGGAGGGTTTAGGCgcagtatgtcactttcttaggaagTCACTTTCGACTTAGGTcacgttctgaggacgtcacattctgagtttgtcactttctgaggtcgtcacattctgagtacgtcactttctgagtacgtcacttttttCCCATTTTGTTTTTGGTATTACCGCCCCATGTAAATAtgattcatcatcttcctcgcgttgtcccggcattttaccacggctcatgggagcctgggatccgcttggcaactaatcccaggaattggcgtgggcatagtttttacgaaagcgactgccatctgtccttccaacccagagggtaaactatgccttattgggattagtccggtttcctcacgatgtacatatgattattataaaaatatataacatgtaTTCCGATTCTCTTTATTGATTAGGCGCCCATTCTGCTTTTATAACTTTTTCGCTTGCCACGAGTAGATTTTGATGAGATTCTGAGGAgcaccgcgaacaccgaagttcgcaaattgcgggcatctttctcttattACTCCAATTagggcgtaattagagtgacagagaaagatgcccgcaattttcgaacttcggtgttcgcggtaggccctccgaCGTCCGAAGGGTGACGTGAGAGAGAAAGATAGAGAGAGACGTAGAAAGTACTTACCGATGTATGTCCATCACTACTCACTAAgtcctacatagtataaaacaaagtcgcttccgctgtctgtccctatgtacctatgcttagatcttgatgcggttttttattatatatagagtgattcaagaggaaggtatatgtacttatattaatttgttaacccgtgcgaagccggggcgggtcactagtgcCTATAAGTAATATAGCTCTAATGAATTATATGTTTCTTTCGCGAATACCATATTCGGAGAATTAGTGATGTCATTATACTCATGTCGACATACGTCGTATACGATAGCAAGTAGCCATACTTAGGTAGCACTAATAGCAAGCTCATGTAAAAGAAATTAGCAAGATATTAACACATAGTTACGTAACGCCATGCTATAATGTGGTGCAATCGTTTTAGatctacatatatattttccTAGAATTGTATTGTTTGAAGATGATACTTATCTATTTATCATTGTTATCGAGTTGTCATGCCGTTGTGGGATGATTAGATTGCATTGTTGATTTATGTAACAGCTGGTacagttgacgaaatataaagtgagTGAGTCAACCATacaaatcgaagttcgcaaattgcgggcatttttctctgtcactctaattacgccttcattggagcaaaagagaaagatccccgcaatttgcgaatgtcggttttcgcggtagcaccTCAGGCTTTGTTTCTACCGAAACTAAGTAGCCTACGTCCATCCTTAGGGCTTACTTTCTAGAATGCTAAAATCAATATACCTctactgaaaattatatataggtactgaagaatgaaaatgaaaagagaatatatctatatttttagggttccgtacccaaagggtaaaaacgggaccctattactaagactccgctgtccgtccgtccgtccgtccgtctgtcaccaggctgtatctcacgaaccgtgatagctagacagttgaaattttcacagatgatgtatttctgttgccgctataacaacaaatactaaaaacagaacaaaataaagatttaagtggggctcccatacaacaaacgtgatttttgaccgaagttaagcaacgtcgggcggggtcagtacttggacgggtgaccgtttttttgcttgtcttgctctattttttgttgatggtgcggaaccctccgtgcgcgagtccgactcgcacttggccggttttttatgtaaCTCCTACTGTCTCGTCCATAtatattgtttacgtcgaattaaatagatattttttatatacttcTGGTCGGTAGTTTACTCGTacgaagagagagagagagagagagtgtgTGAACACTATTtcgcattattattattaggtttgCCTATACCTACTtgacatttaaatattaataggtaggtaggtacttatttatttaccttgatACTTCTACCTACATGGCTACATACtactatcgcggttcatgagatacagcctggtgacagacggacggacggacggacggacggacggacacggacagcgaagtcttagtaatagggtcccgttttttaccctttgggtacggaaccctaaaagcaattcaatttcaatcgaCCTGAAAAATTCtcgatagagtctgttcggaaagagaagagtcgtggaatgtattgggccccatacaattcacgactcttctctttccgcacagactaccgaAAATTGTGGACCTAAAAAAAACTGCGTCACATCAAACATGTTTGTCTGCTAATTTATCGTTCCAAACATGATGTATGCTATATTTGATAGTGCGCTTGTGTGCGTAACGTATGCGTACACGCACTTCATTCAACATTTACTTTGCATGTGTGCGTACGTACGACTGATACAGTTATTATTACGATTTTGTTAAGTACACAGTGATTTGGACTTTATGACTTAGAATATAGGGTTGTTTTGATAGTAAATAAAGTTTGGTCGAGTCAGGAAGATAACTAGGGACGCGATCTGGTACTTTTcctatattatttatgtttgtaTACAGAAATTGCGCAGTTAATTCTGATGAAGTGATTCTTCGATAATGTTGCCGATTTTATTGACTTTTTTCTAATCGATAATGATAATTTCGACATTGGTTTGGTGACaaagttagagttagaccaaggttAGGTCTGCAAcgtttttgatagcacacgcagtgcaagcgttATTTATAGGTAGGAAGTTAGggacgtcataatttcatagtagaAGCTTGACGTTTAACTTTAAAATGACActcgtgtgctatcaaaatcgttgcaaacttatctcggtctgactctatcatatacctacttacaacaatgtacaaatggcagacttagtgccagttgcaccatccgcacttgacagactgatcaccgtcacccggcgcgccgcggcggtttaatGAAACTCTCCACACAATAAAGTTTAGCAAATACTTTTTAACGAAGaaaaacagtttggtgcaaccgattaCCGCCCCTTAATGTTGAATGGCATTCTCTATCAGTCAAATATAGGACCAAACAgagataattatgtaggtacttacttgcatacaatatatatacaatacaacTTTTGCGGAATGaaaagtataatttttttacttcgGAAGACGGGACGATATTGCCTCAGATTCATTACAAACAAACCTTATTCCAAATCCCAAGAAGTCTAGTGACTCATTTCAAGCTCATTTCATTGAAACATATTATGCTCCACCATCCCACCGCATAAAAGTCGTAACAGCCATTAGACCTCATTCAATATTTACGTATCGTATTCACTTGTAataagttccaaattcaaactggctttcctacagaTTGCGTAACATGATGTTGATGACGTCATGTTCACCGTTACACAATTTGCATAAGTAACTCAATGTCCTTGGGGAAATACCTACGTCATTCCCGCGTCAGGGTAATTCTAATTACTAGGTAATAGTAATACTATTTATAGATATATGCCTACCTATAATAACCATCTGCCTATTCTAAATGCGAAAATTCGGCGAGTAAATCTGTATTTTAAGTTtctacatacctatacatataagtactacagggtggccaaataagaggtatacactttatttttgaaattttattctataaaacataaaaaatattaagtattccttgttaaatataatatgtagggtcagcaattacacatggaaaataatgtcagacaaatgtccacctctagcagcatggcagatgcgaacccttttcatcgcgtttttcatcactttttcacacatttctggcgttatctcagcgacagtgtttcgaatattttgttttaattgctgaaggttcgttggcctattagcatagacacgtccaaTAGATAGCCCCACaaaaaaaagtcaggagctgttaaatcaggcgatcttgcaatgggggccagtcaatgtcaccgtttctcgaaattaatcgatcgggtaaacgttatttttaatatttctattgtttttaatgattaaaacaccttgttccgtcgtaaaacgctccataataaatttgccgtatctacacaaactaattttcatgcaataactgtcatatttaccgccaaaataaaatggcggcaaaaaaaagttgtatacctctaagttggccaccctgtacttaaattaaattaatcgcTATAATGTCTACTTACtactcctcctcctcctcctcctcgtaCTCCTGtaggataggtacctataggtaactaagcgccatttgcaccattccactaacccggggttaaccggttaaacctggagttactatgGCTACCAGTACAacttgacactgggttaacggtttaatttaaccgcttaaacccggattagtgggatggtgcaagtggccctaatgtAACTATTATGATGAGTTTCGTTAATAGATGAAAAACTATCAATCCGCTTGAGAACACCTTTTgttgaaatcataaaataaattaaaaatataaaatcaataaaaaaaataaaaatctaaaagaAGCAATAAAGTTTTGTCAGGTGTGGGGTTCGAACCCACGCTCCCTCTCGGGAACCAGAGCTTAAATCTGGCGCCTTAGACCACTCGGCCAACCTGACTTGTAGGAAGCGGCCAAAACTAGCAAGACCTTTGGCGAACATACACGAtaactaactttttaattttattgctaGTGTTGTATCGAATTTTGATTCATATTTTAGACTTTACGCCTCTTAGCTCATGATTAGAGTTAAACTATTAGAACAACATGATTATTTAACGTTGTTCATAGTTTTGAAGTCTTCATATAACTTTTTATGATTAAAATACAGCCAATGCTAtcagtttatttaaataaaaactgataattatttgtataaaacTTTTTGTTAAGTTGACGATTATGACGCCATCTATGATCTTCGTGTACAAGCAGGTGACTTGTTCCTCGGCGTATTATGGTAGTTTGGTGGCGCTTCGGTAGATGGCGTCAAAATCAAAACTCGTATTTGTAATTGAAATtgcaatttattttcttattcgcCTTCTTGGTGCTAacaattatttttgtatttattcattAATAAATACTAATAATGTTAATTTGAATCTAGTATCAAAACAACAATTAATGTGtgaaattatgtatgtatttatagtaTCGCGATAGGAGCTGTACAGACAAATTCAGTTTAACAATGTTTTACCACATAGCTAAATGTCgcaaaatattttagttttgtGTAAAATTAggttataataaataacaacCAAAAGGATCTATCTCTATACTAGGCGGTAGCAGACTTACGTTGTGGTTGTGGCGCCATCTACAATATAATGGTTCATAGTATGTATTACTATTTATAGTATAAATTGTATACTAATAGattatcaatattttatcattacatattttattcacTTGTTTTTTTCTTGGCccggaccatagagaaatataataagacaagagtgctcactccatacatcagttcaaactattaatttcagtgtctacatctagcatcgagtagcggaactatcagtactgctacttgacaatagatgtagcaccgaccggaaagtcttatgctgttgagataagactttccggtcggtgctacatctattgtcaagtagcagtactgatagttccgctactcgatgctagatgctaatagtttttttggtactaaaactgatgtatggagtgagcactctatgtatttttttctctatgcccggaCACACCTTATACTCCAACTTCGTCCATGGCACTGATTCGCAAAATTGACACCCAACACACCCACTCACATCCACTTCGCAACATCCTTATTTCAAAGGCTTAAGACCAATTTTCCAACGATCTAGTGACGGTCTAACTTCGCCCAGGGCACATTGGCCTACGCACACAATTTATAATGCCGGAGGCGCGTTTCCGTCTTTTTGTGTGGAATGGACACAATATGTCGTATTGTCGGATGATTGTAATGATTTAGGAGATTGTGTGTAGGTACTGGCTGCACATTGGCTGCCAATCGTGACTCAAAATAAATGTGTCGTTCATGCGCGGGCGGTATAACTTTTCTGAAGACGGTGGCGCCATCTGCCTATATCTTGCTCCAATGGCAAAaagaaaaatcttaattttcATAATCTGACGAAATCATTATAGCACAATAAGTGGACAAATATTTATTAGCCTGTATtaattaagtataaatattACAATAGCTTTCGTTCatagtttaggtaggtacctaggtcaCCTGCGGTCCTGcagctttttttttataacattgACATAGTCTCTagttcgctaggtgcacgacggGTGCTGTCCTCATTTTgtggactttctacgttaaatcttatatGGATTTATGGAGTAAATTTATGGCTTTCCATGTGGcggtgtatgtgtgtgtgtgtgtgtgtgtgtgtgtgtgtgtgtgtaggtaTTTCAGTGGAgcatatacataataaatataatatcgctaataaaagtgataatATTAGCTCAATTTATTTAgcattattactagaaagagGCAACCCCAAGCGTCCACATGGACACAATGGAGGTTGCCCCATTACATCCGCTCTAGATGTCCGTTACTAGATGGTCGTGGTTATCAGACTTGTGTATTCTAAGTACGTCACCTTAACACCGAAATGACAACTAAAATAagaaaacaacaaaataattttaacacaATTTATTTAACATGATAAGAACGCAACCGACGAACATTATCCACCCCGGCACCATAGACGTTGCCCCATTGCAGCCATCTTCAAAGCACTGACACACCGTCTCCAGATGGTCATGGTTGTCCGCATTATAGCAGTCAAGGTTATGTGGAGCGCGCACCCAACCACAGCCGCGCGTTATACGGAACACAGACTCGCGGTTTGTGTGGTAGACTGAAATATACAGAAGTATTTTTGAGGAATTACTTTTATCGGGGTCGtatctcgtcgcataataattgattgtcctacCTAATGTAATTAATGTTACGCAACAACTCTTTTTGCATAATTTTTCTCc of the Cydia amplana chromosome 14, ilCydAmpl1.1, whole genome shotgun sequence genome contains:
- the LOC134653928 gene encoding uncharacterized protein LOC134653928 translates to MMKFFIQVGLLLAGVHFATAIRCYDCSSVNNTMCLDPSSYDQETLRRFMVFAECGQGVIVPQNYFCRKIVQTIYHTNRESVFRITRGCGWVRAPHNLDCYNADNHDHLETVCQCFEDGCNGATSMVPGWIMFVGCVLIMLNKLC